In one Brienomyrus brachyistius isolate T26 chromosome 12, BBRACH_0.4, whole genome shotgun sequence genomic region, the following are encoded:
- the LOC125704392 gene encoding uncharacterized protein LOC125704392 isoform X8: MGVFIQHTGVSVRLGWPSSALGATQIRVRLGWPSSALGATQIRVRLGWPSSALGAPQIRVRLGWPSSALGAIQIRVRLGWPSSALGATQIMVRLGWPSSALGATQIRVKLGWPSSALGAIQIRVRLGWPSSALGAIQIRVRLGWPSSALGATQIRVRLGWPSSALGAPQIRVRLGWPSSALGATQIRIRLGWPSSALGATQIRVKLGWPSSALGATQIRVKLGWPSSALGATQIRVRLGWPSSALGAIQIRVRLGWPSSALGAPQIRVRLGWPSSALGATQIRVKLGWSSSTLGATQIRVRLGWSSSTLGLIQIRVRLGWPSSALSTTQIRVRLGWPSSARGATQIRVRLGWSSSTLGAIQIRVRLGWPSSALSTTHGFNDPWNKKRTWVYIGD; this comes from the exons ATGGGCGTGTTCATCCAGCACACTGGTGTTTCGGTAAGGTTAGGATGGCCCTCTTCAGCACTGGGTGCCACTCAGATTAGGGTAAGGTTAGGATGGCCCTCTTCAGCACTGGGTGCCACTCAGATTAGGGTAAGGTTAGGATGGCCCTCTTCAGCACTGGGCGCCCCACAGATTAGGGTAAGGTTAGGATGGCCCTCTTCAGCACTGGGCGCCATTcagattagggttaggttaggatgGCCCTCTTCAGCACTGGGTGCCACTCAGATTATGGTAAGGTTAGGATGGCCCTCTTCAGCACTGGGTGCCACTCAGATTAGGGTAAAGTTAGGATGGCCATCTTCAGCACTGGGCGCCATTCAGATTAGGGTAAGGTTAGGATGGCCCTCTTCAGCACTGGGCGCCATTcagattagggttag gttaggatgGCCCTCTTCAGCACTGGGTGCCACTcagattagggttaggttaggatgGCCCTCTTCAGCACTGGGCGCCCCACAGATTAGGGTAAGGTTAGGATGGCCCTCTTCAGCACTGGGTGCCACTCAGATTAGGATTAGGTTAGGATGGCCCTCTTCAGCACTGGGTGCCACTCAGATTAGGGTAAAGTTAGGATGGCCATCTTCAGCACTGGGCGCCACTCAGATTAGGGTAAAGTTAGGATGGCCCTCTTCAGCACTGGGTGCCACTCAGATTAGGGTAAGGTTAGGATGGCCCTCTTCAGCACTGGGCGCCATTcagattagggttaggttaggatgGCCCTCTTCAGCACTGGGCGCCCCACAGATTAGGGTAAGGTTAGGATGGCCCTCTTCAGCACTGGGTGCCACTCAGATTAGGGTAAAGTTAGGATGGTCCTCTTCAACACTGGGCGCCACTCAGATTAGGGTAAGGTTAGGATGGTCCTCTTCAACACTGGGCCTCATTCAGATTAGGGTAAGGTTAGGATGGCCCTCTTCAGCACTGAGCACCACTcagattagggttaggttaggatgGCCCTCTTCAGCACGGGGTGCCACTCAGATTAGGGTAAGGTTAGGATGGTCCTCTTCAACACTGGGCGCCATTCAGATTAGGGTAAGGTTAGGATGGCCCTCTTCAGCACTGAGCACCACTCATGGCTTCAATGACCCGTGGAACAAAAAACGCACTTGGGTTTATATTGGagattaa
- the LOC125704392 gene encoding uncharacterized protein LOC125704392 isoform X13: MGVFIQHTGVSVRLGWPSSALGATQIRVRLGWPSSALGATQIRVRLGWPSSALGAPQIRVRLGWPSSALGAIQIRVRLGWPSSALGATQIMVRLGWPSSALGATQIRVKLGWPSSALGAIQIRVRLGWPSSALGAIQIRVRLGWPSSALGATQIRVRLGWPSSALGATQIRVKLGWPSSALGATQIRVKLGWPSSALGATQIRVRLGWPSSALGAIQIRVRLGWPSSALGAPQIRVRLGWPSSALGATQIRVKLGWSSSTLGATQIRVRLGWSSSTLGLIQIRVRLGWPSSALSTTQIRVRLGWPSSARGATQIRVRLGWSSSTLGAIQIRVRLGWPSSALSTTHGFNDPWNKKRTWVYIGD; encoded by the exons ATGGGCGTGTTCATCCAGCACACTGGTGTTTCGGTAAGGTTAGGATGGCCCTCTTCAGCACTGGGTGCCACTCAGATTAGGGTAAGGTTAGGATGGCCCTCTTCAGCACTGGGTGCCACTCAGATTAGGGTAAGGTTAGGATGGCCCTCTTCAGCACTGGGCGCCCCACAGATTAGGGTAAGGTTAGGATGGCCCTCTTCAGCACTGGGCGCCATTcagattagggttaggttaggatgGCCCTCTTCAGCACTGGGTGCCACTCAGATTATGGTAAGGTTAGGATGGCCCTCTTCAGCACTGGGTGCCACTCAGATTAGGGTAAAGTTAGGATGGCCATCTTCAGCACTGGGCGCCATTCAGATTAGGGTAAGGTTAGGATGGCCCTCTTCAGCACTGGGCGCCATTcagattagggttag gttaggatgGCCCTCTTCAGCACTGGGTGCCACTcagattagggttag GTTAGGATGGCCCTCTTCAGCACTGGGTGCCACTCAGATTAGGGTAAAGTTAGGATGGCCATCTTCAGCACTGGGCGCCACTCAGATTAGGGTAAAGTTAGGATGGCCCTCTTCAGCACTGGGTGCCACTCAGATTAGGGTAAGGTTAGGATGGCCCTCTTCAGCACTGGGCGCCATTcagattagggttaggttaggatgGCCCTCTTCAGCACTGGGCGCCCCACAGATTAGGGTAAGGTTAGGATGGCCCTCTTCAGCACTGGGTGCCACTCAGATTAGGGTAAAGTTAGGATGGTCCTCTTCAACACTGGGCGCCACTCAGATTAGGGTAAGGTTAGGATGGTCCTCTTCAACACTGGGCCTCATTCAGATTAGGGTAAGGTTAGGATGGCCCTCTTCAGCACTGAGCACCACTcagattagggttaggttaggatgGCCCTCTTCAGCACGGGGTGCCACTCAGATTAGGGTAAGGTTAGGATGGTCCTCTTCAACACTGGGCGCCATTCAGATTAGGGTAAGGTTAGGATGGCCCTCTTCAGCACTGAGCACCACTCATGGCTTCAATGACCCGTGGAACAAAAAACGCACTTGGGTTTATATTGGagattaa
- the LOC125704392 gene encoding uncharacterized protein LOC125704392 isoform X11 produces the protein MGVFIQHTGVSVRLGWPSSALGATQIRVRLGWPSSALGATQIRVRLGWPSSALGAPQIRVRLGWPSSALGAIQIRVRLGWPSSALGATQIMVRLGWPSSALGATQIRVKLGWPSSALGAIQIRVRLGWPSSALGAIQIRVRLGWPSSALGAPQIRVRLGWPSSALGATQIRIRLGWPSSALGATQIRVKLGWPSSALGATQIRVKLGWPSSALGATQIRVRLGWPSSALGAIQIRVRLGWPSSALGAPQIRVRLGWPSSALGATQIRVKLGWSSSTLGATQIRVRLGWSSSTLGLIQIRVRLGWPSSALSTTQIRVRLGWPSSARGATQIRVRLGWSSSTLGAIQIRVRLGWPSSALSTTHGFNDPWNKKRTWVYIGD, from the exons ATGGGCGTGTTCATCCAGCACACTGGTGTTTCGGTAAGGTTAGGATGGCCCTCTTCAGCACTGGGTGCCACTCAGATTAGGGTAAGGTTAGGATGGCCCTCTTCAGCACTGGGTGCCACTCAGATTAGGGTAAGGTTAGGATGGCCCTCTTCAGCACTGGGCGCCCCACAGATTAGGGTAAGGTTAGGATGGCCCTCTTCAGCACTGGGCGCCATTcagattagggttaggttaggatgGCCCTCTTCAGCACTGGGTGCCACTCAGATTATGGTAAGGTTAGGATGGCCCTCTTCAGCACTGGGTGCCACTCAGATTAGGGTAAAGTTAGGATGGCCATCTTCAGCACTGGGCGCCATTCAGATTAGGGTAAGGTTAGGATGGCCCTCTTCAGCACTGGGCGCCATTcagattagggttag gttaggatgGCCCTCTTCAGCACTGGGCGCCCCACAGATTAGGGTAAGGTTAGGATGGCCCTCTTCAGCACTGGGTGCCACTCAGATTAGGATTAGGTTAGGATGGCCCTCTTCAGCACTGGGTGCCACTCAGATTAGGGTAAAGTTAGGATGGCCATCTTCAGCACTGGGCGCCACTCAGATTAGGGTAAAGTTAGGATGGCCCTCTTCAGCACTGGGTGCCACTCAGATTAGGGTAAGGTTAGGATGGCCCTCTTCAGCACTGGGCGCCATTcagattagggttaggttaggatgGCCCTCTTCAGCACTGGGCGCCCCACAGATTAGGGTAAGGTTAGGATGGCCCTCTTCAGCACTGGGTGCCACTCAGATTAGGGTAAAGTTAGGATGGTCCTCTTCAACACTGGGCGCCACTCAGATTAGGGTAAGGTTAGGATGGTCCTCTTCAACACTGGGCCTCATTCAGATTAGGGTAAGGTTAGGATGGCCCTCTTCAGCACTGAGCACCACTcagattagggttaggttaggatgGCCCTCTTCAGCACGGGGTGCCACTCAGATTAGGGTAAGGTTAGGATGGTCCTCTTCAACACTGGGCGCCATTCAGATTAGGGTAAGGTTAGGATGGCCCTCTTCAGCACTGAGCACCACTCATGGCTTCAATGACCCGTGGAACAAAAAACGCACTTGGGTTTATATTGGagattaa
- the LOC125704392 gene encoding uncharacterized protein LOC125704392 isoform X17, which translates to MGVFIQHTGVSVRLGWPSSALGATQIRVRLGWPSSALGATQIRVRLGWPSSALGAIQIRVRLGWPSSALGATQIRVKLGWPSSALGATQIRVRLGWPSSALGATQIRVRLGWPSSALGAPQIRVRLGWPSSALGATQIRIRLGWPSSALGATQIRVKLGWPSSALGATQIRVKLGWPSSALGATQIRVRLGWPSSALGAIQIRVRLGWPSSALGAPQIRVRLGWPSSALGATQIRVKLGWSSSTLGATQIRVRLGWSSSTLGLIQIRVRLGWPSSALSTTQIRVRLGWPSSARGATQIRVRLGWSSSTLGAIQIRVRLGWPSSALSTTHGFNDPWNKKRTWVYIGD; encoded by the exons ATGGGCGTGTTCATCCAGCACACTGGTGTTTCGGTAAGGTTAGGATGGCCCTCTTCAGCACTGGGTGCCACTCAGATTAGGGTAAGGTTAGGATGGCCCTCTTCAGCACTGGGTGCCACTCAGATTAGGGTAAG gttaggatgGCCCTCTTCAGCACTGGGCGCCATTcagattagggttaggttaggatgGCCCTCTTCAGCACTGGGTGCCACTCAGATTAGGGTAAAGTTAGGATGGCCATCTTCAGCACTGGGCGCCACTcagattagggttaggttaggatgGCCCTCTTCAGCACTGGGTGCCACTcagattagggttaggttaggatgGCCCTCTTCAGCACTGGGCGCCCCACAGATTAGGGTAAGGTTAGGATGGCCCTCTTCAGCACTGGGTGCCACTCAGATTAGGATTAGGTTAGGATGGCCCTCTTCAGCACTGGGTGCCACTCAGATTAGGGTAAAGTTAGGATGGCCATCTTCAGCACTGGGCGCCACTCAGATTAGGGTAAAGTTAGGATGGCCCTCTTCAGCACTGGGTGCCACTCAGATTAGGGTAAGGTTAGGATGGCCCTCTTCAGCACTGGGCGCCATTcagattagggttaggttaggatgGCCCTCTTCAGCACTGGGCGCCCCACAGATTAGGGTAAGGTTAGGATGGCCCTCTTCAGCACTGGGTGCCACTCAGATTAGGGTAAAGTTAGGATGGTCCTCTTCAACACTGGGCGCCACTCAGATTAGGGTAAGGTTAGGATGGTCCTCTTCAACACTGGGCCTCATTCAGATTAGGGTAAGGTTAGGATGGCCCTCTTCAGCACTGAGCACCACTcagattagggttaggttaggatgGCCCTCTTCAGCACGGGGTGCCACTCAGATTAGGGTAAGGTTAGGATGGTCCTCTTCAACACTGGGCGCCATTCAGATTAGGGTAAGGTTAGGATGGCCCTCTTCAGCACTGAGCACCACTCATGGCTTCAATGACCCGTGGAACAAAAAACGCACTTGGGTTTATATTGGagattaa
- the LOC125704392 gene encoding uncharacterized protein LOC125704392 isoform X9, translated as MGVFIQHTGVSVRLGWPSSALGATQIRVRLGWPSSALGATQIRVRLGWPSSALGATQIRVKLGWPSSALGAIQIRVRLGWPSSALGAIQIRVRLGWPSSALGAIQIRVRLGWPSSALGATQIRVKLGWPSSALGATQIRVRLGWPSSALGATQIRVRLGWPSSALGAPQIRVRLGWPSSALGATQIRIRLGWPSSALGATQIRVKLGWPSSALGATQIRVKLGWPSSALGATQIRVRLGWPSSALGAIQIRVRLGWPSSALGAPQIRVRLGWPSSALGATQIRVKLGWSSSTLGATQIRVRLGWSSSTLGLIQIRVRLGWPSSALSTTQIRVRLGWPSSARGATQIRVRLGWSSSTLGAIQIRVRLGWPSSALSTTHGFNDPWNKKRTWVYIGD; from the exons ATGGGCGTGTTCATCCAGCACACTGGTGTTTCGGTAAGGTTAGGATGGCCCTCTTCAGCACTGGGTGCCACTCAGATTAGGGTAAGGTTAGGATGGCCCTCTTCAGCACTGGGTGCCACTCAGATTAGGGTAAG GTTAGGATGGCCCTCTTCAGCACTGGGTGCCACTCAGATTAGGGTAAAGTTAGGATGGCCATCTTCAGCACTGGGCGCCATTCAGATTAGGGTAAGGTTAGGATGGCCCTCTTCAGCACTGGGCGCCATTcagattagggttaggttaggatgGCCCTCTTCAGCACTGGGCGCCATTcagattagggttaggttaggatgGCCCTCTTCAGCACTGGGTGCCACTCAGATTAGGGTAAAGTTAGGATGGCCATCTTCAGCACTGGGCGCCACTcagattagggttaggttaggatgGCCCTCTTCAGCACTGGGTGCCACTcagattagggttaggttaggatgGCCCTCTTCAGCACTGGGCGCCCCACAGATTAGGGTAAGGTTAGGATGGCCCTCTTCAGCACTGGGTGCCACTCAGATTAGGATTAGGTTAGGATGGCCCTCTTCAGCACTGGGTGCCACTCAGATTAGGGTAAAGTTAGGATGGCCATCTTCAGCACTGGGCGCCACTCAGATTAGGGTAAAGTTAGGATGGCCCTCTTCAGCACTGGGTGCCACTCAGATTAGGGTAAGGTTAGGATGGCCCTCTTCAGCACTGGGCGCCATTcagattagggttaggttaggatgGCCCTCTTCAGCACTGGGCGCCCCACAGATTAGGGTAAGGTTAGGATGGCCCTCTTCAGCACTGGGTGCCACTCAGATTAGGGTAAAGTTAGGATGGTCCTCTTCAACACTGGGCGCCACTCAGATTAGGGTAAGGTTAGGATGGTCCTCTTCAACACTGGGCCTCATTCAGATTAGGGTAAGGTTAGGATGGCCCTCTTCAGCACTGAGCACCACTcagattagggttaggttaggatgGCCCTCTTCAGCACGGGGTGCCACTCAGATTAGGGTAAGGTTAGGATGGTCCTCTTCAACACTGGGCGCCATTCAGATTAGGGTAAGGTTAGGATGGCCCTCTTCAGCACTGAGCACCACTCATGGCTTCAATGACCCGTGGAACAAAAAACGCACTTGGGTTTATATTGGagattaa
- the LOC125704392 gene encoding uncharacterized protein LOC125704392 isoform X12, whose product MGVFIQHTGVSVRLGWPSSALGATQIRVRLGWPSSALGATQIRVKLGWPSSALGAIQIRVRLGWPSSALGAIQIRVRLGWPSSALGAIQIRVRLGWPSSALGATQIRVKLGWPSSALGATQIRVRLGWPSSALGATQIRVRLGWPSSALGAPQIRVRLGWPSSALGATQIRIRLGWPSSALGATQIRVKLGWPSSALGATQIRVKLGWPSSALGATQIRVRLGWPSSALGAIQIRVRLGWPSSALGAPQIRVRLGWPSSALGATQIRVKLGWSSSTLGATQIRVRLGWSSSTLGLIQIRVRLGWPSSALSTTQIRVRLGWPSSARGATQIRVRLGWSSSTLGAIQIRVRLGWPSSALSTTHGFNDPWNKKRTWVYIGD is encoded by the exons ATGGGCGTGTTCATCCAGCACACTGGTGTTTCGGTAAGGTTAGGATGGCCCTCTTCAGCACTGGGTGCCACTCAGATTAGGGTAAG GTTAGGATGGCCCTCTTCAGCACTGGGTGCCACTCAGATTAGGGTAAAGTTAGGATGGCCATCTTCAGCACTGGGCGCCATTCAGATTAGGGTAAGGTTAGGATGGCCCTCTTCAGCACTGGGCGCCATTcagattagggttaggttaggatgGCCCTCTTCAGCACTGGGCGCCATTcagattagggttaggttaggatgGCCCTCTTCAGCACTGGGTGCCACTCAGATTAGGGTAAAGTTAGGATGGCCATCTTCAGCACTGGGCGCCACTcagattagggttaggttaggatgGCCCTCTTCAGCACTGGGTGCCACTcagattagggttaggttaggatgGCCCTCTTCAGCACTGGGCGCCCCACAGATTAGGGTAAGGTTAGGATGGCCCTCTTCAGCACTGGGTGCCACTCAGATTAGGATTAGGTTAGGATGGCCCTCTTCAGCACTGGGTGCCACTCAGATTAGGGTAAAGTTAGGATGGCCATCTTCAGCACTGGGCGCCACTCAGATTAGGGTAAAGTTAGGATGGCCCTCTTCAGCACTGGGTGCCACTCAGATTAGGGTAAGGTTAGGATGGCCCTCTTCAGCACTGGGCGCCATTcagattagggttaggttaggatgGCCCTCTTCAGCACTGGGCGCCCCACAGATTAGGGTAAGGTTAGGATGGCCCTCTTCAGCACTGGGTGCCACTCAGATTAGGGTAAAGTTAGGATGGTCCTCTTCAACACTGGGCGCCACTCAGATTAGGGTAAGGTTAGGATGGTCCTCTTCAACACTGGGCCTCATTCAGATTAGGGTAAGGTTAGGATGGCCCTCTTCAGCACTGAGCACCACTcagattagggttaggttaggatgGCCCTCTTCAGCACGGGGTGCCACTCAGATTAGGGTAAGGTTAGGATGGTCCTCTTCAACACTGGGCGCCATTCAGATTAGGGTAAGGTTAGGATGGCCCTCTTCAGCACTGAGCACCACTCATGGCTTCAATGACCCGTGGAACAAAAAACGCACTTGGGTTTATATTGGagattaa
- the LOC125704392 gene encoding uncharacterized protein LOC125704392 isoform X5 yields MGVFIQHTGVSVRLGWPSSALGATQIRVRLGWPSSALGATQIRVRLGWPSSALGAPQIRVRLGWPSSALGAIQIRVRLGWPSSALGAIQIRVRLGWPSSALGAIQIRVRLGWPSSALGATQIRVKLGWPSSALGATQIRVRLGWPSSALGATQIRVRLGWPSSALGAPQIRVRLGWPSSALGATQIRIRLGWPSSALGATQIRVKLGWPSSALGATQIRVKLGWPSSALGATQIRVRLGWPSSALGAIQIRVRLGWPSSALGAPQIRVRLGWPSSALGATQIRVKLGWSSSTLGATQIRVRLGWSSSTLGLIQIRVRLGWPSSALSTTQIRVRLGWPSSARGATQIRVRLGWSSSTLGAIQIRVRLGWPSSALSTTHGFNDPWNKKRTWVYIGD; encoded by the exons ATGGGCGTGTTCATCCAGCACACTGGTGTTTCGGTAAGGTTAGGATGGCCCTCTTCAGCACTGGGTGCCACTCAGATTAGGGTAAGGTTAGGATGGCCCTCTTCAGCACTGGGTGCCACTCAGATTAGGGTAAGGTTAGGATGGCCCTCTTCAGCACTGGGCGCCCCACAGATTAGGGTAAGGTTAGGATGGCCCTCTTCAGCACTGGGCGCCATTcagattagggttag GTTAGGATGGCCCTCTTCAGCACTGGGCGCCATTcagattagggttaggttaggatgGCCCTCTTCAGCACTGGGCGCCATTcagattagggttaggttaggatgGCCCTCTTCAGCACTGGGTGCCACTCAGATTAGGGTAAAGTTAGGATGGCCATCTTCAGCACTGGGCGCCACTcagattagggttaggttaggatgGCCCTCTTCAGCACTGGGTGCCACTcagattagggttaggttaggatgGCCCTCTTCAGCACTGGGCGCCCCACAGATTAGGGTAAGGTTAGGATGGCCCTCTTCAGCACTGGGTGCCACTCAGATTAGGATTAGGTTAGGATGGCCCTCTTCAGCACTGGGTGCCACTCAGATTAGGGTAAAGTTAGGATGGCCATCTTCAGCACTGGGCGCCACTCAGATTAGGGTAAAGTTAGGATGGCCCTCTTCAGCACTGGGTGCCACTCAGATTAGGGTAAGGTTAGGATGGCCCTCTTCAGCACTGGGCGCCATTcagattagggttaggttaggatgGCCCTCTTCAGCACTGGGCGCCCCACAGATTAGGGTAAGGTTAGGATGGCCCTCTTCAGCACTGGGTGCCACTCAGATTAGGGTAAAGTTAGGATGGTCCTCTTCAACACTGGGCGCCACTCAGATTAGGGTAAGGTTAGGATGGTCCTCTTCAACACTGGGCCTCATTCAGATTAGGGTAAGGTTAGGATGGCCCTCTTCAGCACTGAGCACCACTcagattagggttaggttaggatgGCCCTCTTCAGCACGGGGTGCCACTCAGATTAGGGTAAGGTTAGGATGGTCCTCTTCAACACTGGGCGCCATTCAGATTAGGGTAAGGTTAGGATGGCCCTCTTCAGCACTGAGCACCACTCATGGCTTCAATGACCCGTGGAACAAAAAACGCACTTGGGTTTATATTGGagattaa
- the LOC125704392 gene encoding uncharacterized protein LOC125704392 isoform X14, which yields MGVFIQHTGVSVRLGWPSSALGATQIRVRLGWPSSALGATQIRVRLGWPSSALGAIQIRVRLGWPSSALGAIQIRVRLGWPSSALGATQIRVKLGWPSSALGATQIRVRLGWPSSALGATQIRVRLGWPSSALGAPQIRVRLGWPSSALGATQIRIRLGWPSSALGATQIRVKLGWPSSALGATQIRVKLGWPSSALGATQIRVRLGWPSSALGAIQIRVRLGWPSSALGAPQIRVRLGWPSSALGATQIRVKLGWSSSTLGATQIRVRLGWSSSTLGLIQIRVRLGWPSSALSTTQIRVRLGWPSSARGATQIRVRLGWSSSTLGAIQIRVRLGWPSSALSTTHGFNDPWNKKRTWVYIGD from the exons ATGGGCGTGTTCATCCAGCACACTGGTGTTTCGGTAAGGTTAGGATGGCCCTCTTCAGCACTGGGTGCCACTCAGATTAGGGTAAGGTTAGGATGGCCCTCTTCAGCACTGGGTGCCACTCAGATTAGGGTAAG GTTAGGATGGCCCTCTTCAGCACTGGGCGCCATTcagattagggttaggttaggatgGCCCTCTTCAGCACTGGGCGCCATTcagattagggttaggttaggatgGCCCTCTTCAGCACTGGGTGCCACTCAGATTAGGGTAAAGTTAGGATGGCCATCTTCAGCACTGGGCGCCACTcagattagggttaggttaggatgGCCCTCTTCAGCACTGGGTGCCACTcagattagggttaggttaggatgGCCCTCTTCAGCACTGGGCGCCCCACAGATTAGGGTAAGGTTAGGATGGCCCTCTTCAGCACTGGGTGCCACTCAGATTAGGATTAGGTTAGGATGGCCCTCTTCAGCACTGGGTGCCACTCAGATTAGGGTAAAGTTAGGATGGCCATCTTCAGCACTGGGCGCCACTCAGATTAGGGTAAAGTTAGGATGGCCCTCTTCAGCACTGGGTGCCACTCAGATTAGGGTAAGGTTAGGATGGCCCTCTTCAGCACTGGGCGCCATTcagattagggttaggttaggatgGCCCTCTTCAGCACTGGGCGCCCCACAGATTAGGGTAAGGTTAGGATGGCCCTCTTCAGCACTGGGTGCCACTCAGATTAGGGTAAAGTTAGGATGGTCCTCTTCAACACTGGGCGCCACTCAGATTAGGGTAAGGTTAGGATGGTCCTCTTCAACACTGGGCCTCATTCAGATTAGGGTAAGGTTAGGATGGCCCTCTTCAGCACTGAGCACCACTcagattagggttaggttaggatgGCCCTCTTCAGCACGGGGTGCCACTCAGATTAGGGTAAGGTTAGGATGGTCCTCTTCAACACTGGGCGCCATTCAGATTAGGGTAAGGTTAGGATGGCCCTCTTCAGCACTGAGCACCACTCATGGCTTCAATGACCCGTGGAACAAAAAACGCACTTGGGTTTATATTGGagattaa
- the LOC125704392 gene encoding uncharacterized protein LOC125704392 isoform X7 codes for MGVFIQHTGVSVRLGWPSSALGATQIRVRLGWPSSALGATQIRVRLGWPSSALGAPQIRVRLGWPSSALGAIQIRVRLGWPSSALGATQIMVRLGWPSSALGATQIRVKLGWPSSALGAIQIRVRLGWPSSALGAIQIRVRLGWPSSALGAIQIRVRLGWPSSALGAPQIRVRLGWPSSALGATQIRIRLGWPSSALGATQIRVKLGWPSSALGATQIRVKLGWPSSALGATQIRVRLGWPSSALGAIQIRVRLGWPSSALGAPQIRVRLGWPSSALGATQIRVKLGWSSSTLGATQIRVRLGWSSSTLGLIQIRVRLGWPSSALSTTQIRVRLGWPSSARGATQIRVRLGWSSSTLGAIQIRVRLGWPSSALSTTHGFNDPWNKKRTWVYIGD; via the exons ATGGGCGTGTTCATCCAGCACACTGGTGTTTCGGTAAGGTTAGGATGGCCCTCTTCAGCACTGGGTGCCACTCAGATTAGGGTAAGGTTAGGATGGCCCTCTTCAGCACTGGGTGCCACTCAGATTAGGGTAAGGTTAGGATGGCCCTCTTCAGCACTGGGCGCCCCACAGATTAGGGTAAGGTTAGGATGGCCCTCTTCAGCACTGGGCGCCATTcagattagggttaggttaggatgGCCCTCTTCAGCACTGGGTGCCACTCAGATTATGGTAAGGTTAGGATGGCCCTCTTCAGCACTGGGTGCCACTCAGATTAGGGTAAAGTTAGGATGGCCATCTTCAGCACTGGGCGCCATTCAGATTAGGGTAAGGTTAGGATGGCCCTCTTCAGCACTGGGCGCCATTcagattagggttaggttaggatgGCCCTCTTCAGCACTGGGCGCCATTcagattagggttag gttaggatgGCCCTCTTCAGCACTGGGCGCCCCACAGATTAGGGTAAGGTTAGGATGGCCCTCTTCAGCACTGGGTGCCACTCAGATTAGGATTAGGTTAGGATGGCCCTCTTCAGCACTGGGTGCCACTCAGATTAGGGTAAAGTTAGGATGGCCATCTTCAGCACTGGGCGCCACTCAGATTAGGGTAAAGTTAGGATGGCCCTCTTCAGCACTGGGTGCCACTCAGATTAGGGTAAGGTTAGGATGGCCCTCTTCAGCACTGGGCGCCATTcagattagggttaggttaggatgGCCCTCTTCAGCACTGGGCGCCCCACAGATTAGGGTAAGGTTAGGATGGCCCTCTTCAGCACTGGGTGCCACTCAGATTAGGGTAAAGTTAGGATGGTCCTCTTCAACACTGGGCGCCACTCAGATTAGGGTAAGGTTAGGATGGTCCTCTTCAACACTGGGCCTCATTCAGATTAGGGTAAGGTTAGGATGGCCCTCTTCAGCACTGAGCACCACTcagattagggttaggttaggatgGCCCTCTTCAGCACGGGGTGCCACTCAGATTAGGGTAAGGTTAGGATGGTCCTCTTCAACACTGGGCGCCATTCAGATTAGGGTAAGGTTAGGATGGCCCTCTTCAGCACTGAGCACCACTCATGGCTTCAATGACCCGTGGAACAAAAAACGCACTTGGGTTTATATTGGagattaa